Genomic DNA from Choristoneura fumiferana chromosome 16, NRCan_CFum_1, whole genome shotgun sequence:
TGAATTTACTTCTTATTTTTGGCTTCTTACAAATTTTATTGCAGCTCACCTTCTGGGAGTAAACCAAAGCTGAGTTCATTGACTCGCGCAAATCTAATCTCAACCGAATCGAATCGATAATTATCCTTTTAATTGACAAGTTCATGCAAAAActgatttttgttttaatcataATACTGGTATCCCGCCAAGTCATTACAGGTATTATAATAACATTCACTGCAAAAAAAGTCGTCAAGAATCGAAACTTCGACATGGGACTACTATTTAAACTACGTGTAATAAGATATGAAAGTATGCTATCCTGTGGACTTAAGTTAAACTTAGTAACATAAATACAAAGTCATCAAAGTTTATGTTTCGATTTCGGATACGTGGCTAAAATTTGGCCAGGAAACACGCTGTTAAAAAAGGTCAGAATACAACAAAGACAACGATAACTATTAAGATCAACCAGCTAAACTgggtaaaaactaaaaatggaATCCGGTGCCATGCAAGATGCTCATTCATTTGACTCctataattttgtaatattgTTTTGACTAAGTCCACATACCTACCACAAGCTGTCCCCAAAACAAAAATATGCAGTGGCGAAGCTAACGTAGGTGCATTGTTCTCTTCATGTTCAGGCACCTCGGATCCTAACCAACAACGTTGAAACTAAATtcaaaagtgtaaacaaatatCACCGACTgctacttaaattattttcttccataaaaaccttttcTTAATAGTAACGAGCAcagcaaaaaaagaattagcgcaatcggaccagtcgttcccgagttttgcgcttagcaatacattttacgattcattttttttatagattttttactGGATAAAACTTGCAAAAAACTTTAGGCTCCAATTTTTTTCTGCATCGGGGTTTTGAATTACCTAGCTACGCTACTGCAGCAATGCAGGCTGCCGTGCACCCGGTTGTTGAAGTCTCGAATGGACGCACATCACACACGTGACACTAGTAACCATGTCATAGGTAGCTGATGCGACAAAACAGAGTCGACACCCaaccactgaaaaaaaaaaaagatttgctaacagaaaaatttgttgcttgtaacatacgAGTAACTTGAGTGACTATAAAACTAAgacctactagtagctaaaagttaggtgattgTCTTACagaatcagttttgcaatattacttagcattattttggttcccaATTAGTAAATTCTCGcctaactagttcagctatcttTTTTCAGTGATTCATAAGATGAGCTTTACACCATCCTAGTCCTAGAATGTGGTCTGTAGGCACCATGCCTTCAATTTACACCAACTGTATGTTCTTCAGGTGCTTTCTTAACAAAGACTTTACAATATCGTAGTACTACTCACGTAGACGTGAGCGACATCGGAATGCCTTGCTTCGCTAGGAATAAGCTGCTCCGCCTGACGTTATCAGATATCAGTTGCACTCAAGCAAAACGAAGAATTAGCGAATCGGATAATAAGTCCCTTAATTACGTGCATGGTAAAAATTGGGCGAGTGTGATCAATGAAAACAAGCCGGGATTTATCTTTATTCACTTTTATGTAGAGGTAAAGGACTTTTTAGCTAAAGCTACTGCTACATATGCTAGtttagtagcatgctttcgtgctagtacgaaaccatgctactattgagcaaatgctaccaactagcatgtgtgtatgggatacgtgctactattaagcatgttTATTTAGTGGCTTACTGGTACTTCAGgtctagcatgcttattagcattgCTTGTCATACATCATGTCATCAGTTGTGTTACATTGCTTGTCATTCCCTCCACCACGCGAAGATTTATAACTAGTATTCGCCGCAGGCCGGCAGGaatcgccgtggtggcctagtggtttgacctatcgccacTCAAGCAgagtcaattaattaaaaaaaatgaaacagtttTCTTTATCGACAAATTACGATAGTTCGGTCGGTTACGAGTATTGTTCCATATCCAAaaacaaaaatctttaaaaagaatttatgtgtctttgactcattccttttgacaggtgacactctttaccggcccggataatactgacatggaaataccgaccctgtttttcatgtacacaccccatagaagctcatgccACTTTCtttgggcgtgtacatgaaaaacagggtcgatattttcatgttggtattatccggaccggtaaagagtgtcacctgtcaaaacgaacaagtcaaagacacatttttaattttttgttctgggctatggaacaacccgtaaccaaccggactgtcgtaatttggtggtaaagaaaactctttaatttcttaaaattaattgatgctacttcaaaatctgatatattttttctgttaattaggaaGGTTATTTCCCGTAGATAAAAAAGTTTTaggcgtttctaaaattttcatccattcccatTGATATAACTCGATGAGTTTaaacgaatattaataaataataatgataaaacaCGGAGCGAGAGGTGGGGGTTCGAATTTCTAGACTAATTGATAACTCGATGAGTTTAAACGAATATTAATAGATATTATGAACAAAAATACGAAGCGAGGGGTCGGGGTTCGAATTGCCATGGCTCAGGAAATGTATAATaagaattattattcaaaataataataataataagatcatttattgccactgaAAATAAGGCAGGTTACAAAGCAAAAAAACACataagcaggtggcaatgggctcaggctcagcataagctgcgagcatagaaaacttgcagcgctgattttcagcctgcaccCGTCCCACGGCGTAACAATTTTACTCTAGAGCCGGGTAAGACTGCATTGTTGCTAGCAAATTTTTGTCACTATCAAAAATATGCTAGCAACAACtttttaagaacaaaaaagaaaatgagcatgaaataaaattaaaaagaatccGTATCCCCAGCCTGATGTGGCAGCGCCGCCGCTGCCCCTAGGTTGGCCTAGCGTGGCAGGCAGAAAGACAATCTATCCATACGAGTAAGTAATTGTTAATATTCACGACCATCTTGACTTAAGATGTTGATGTTACGACACAATCTAATCAATGTACTACCGAACTTGGCCTTATTGTTATTGGCccatttttatttgacttcatGTCAAACTATCACACAAATCAAATTATCAGTGTTTATCTAAGAcacctatttaatttaaaataaaatgacgaTTATTAACCATTCAATCCATCGTCTTATTGGGAGCGGTATCGTACCCTTGTGTTACTTTTAAAACTTGGTCCAATGGCAGAAAAAGAAGAGTCAAGTGTGGGTGTGGAAGGTGGCAAGGGAAAGGTGGACTTAGATACCATCCTGGTGGAGGAGTTGGGGCAGTTTGGCTGGTTCCAAGCGCGCACGCTGGCTCTAGCCGCTGTGATCGTCATTTTCGCGGGGGTCGCCGCCAGCGAGTTTGTCTTCACTACCGCTAGAATCAATCACAGGTTTGAATACTTTTTTCGATTATTAgatccatttttaattttatacttcatttaaaatttagtgTCGGTAAAGTTAGACCATTTACACTTGTCTTCCGCCAGTTAATATAAGCTGGCGCCATCGTACTCCTAAACTTGTTCAAAATATTATCTTACTTCTTCCTCTTCTTTCGTTAATTTGACCCTCCAAAATATTCGTAAAAAACTATCGTGTCGTACCTCTTCCAACCGTGCTTACCGTCCAATCTATCCTCTCTATTCTCTTCCAGCAACACACCTTAAAAGCTTCGATCTCTATCTCATTGTGTCAGTCAGTATCTTGTCAACTCAGTATCTAATTCTGATTTTCTTAATAATGCCCCAGATGCACTTTAGCtgggcttttttttttaaatgtattttttttattagacaatTATCTCATCCCGGACGTTATCGTTAACGTTTTGATCATAGAGTAGCGgttctactcgtgaccacggctgctgcaatgtggccgaaacatcgatggcatttttttttcgaggtgttattaaatattaataaaaattgcgACACTTAAAACTTATATTACTACTAAGTAGCTTTTCTTCTTGTCGGCAGATACTTCGTTTATCATTATTCCACGTGAACTAcgggaggtttttccgaaccggtagaTTCTTTAACATTCATTAGTGCTTGTTATTAGCCTTAATTGTAaagtatattttgactttgacttgacttagacttagtttaaataaatataatgaaaataatagaGTTCAGTTTAAGAATACATATACTGAGAAAAATTAACCATACAAAAACTTAAACTTGGTTTAGTTCTCCTAACCTTTACATTCTAGATGTCTAATCCCCGAATGCGAGTCCGAGCGGCCGGGCGAGTTCGCTCCCGACTGGATCCTAAACGCCGTGCCAGCCGACGGCAGCTCCTTCGCCAGCTGCGAGCGCTTCGCCAACGGCTCCGTCGCTGTCACCGACCCCGGCAGCTGCCCCGCCAATATCTTCGACAGGGACACTGTCCTAGACTGCGAGAGCTTCGTCTATGAGAATACCTACACGGTTGTTTACGATGTGAGTACACGCTGTAGGAGTACGGTGAGTGAGATTTATTTGGAAATAGAGGTACTACAAGCTATAACACCTATATTGCTGACGTGAGACGTGCGACTCTTCTGGCCGTTggaaaaatataatgttatgaAGACTTAGATCCACTAGGGCGGAAGAATGTTTAATCGTAGAATCCACTTCAGCtcactttgaaatgaaatgaaatgaaattgaaatgaatgaaatgaaatgaaattgtttattcaaaataaaatatttgtttacaaataaaaaggtTAGTAAGCACTGAAATTACGTCTAGGATTTAGTAAACAATAAACCGATATACTGTTACACTTTTGACttaatataatacaaatgtttacaTCTAACTAAATAGAACACTAAGTACCTAAACATAATACAATATCATGCTAAttcataaattacttaaatgcCTAAACTAGGATACTGTAGTAGCCTGTATCTtaggcaaataaaaatatgggcttaaaacataacataaatgaCAGTAACAATTTATTTCATCGTGTTTCGCAGATATACAAGTGAAAAATTAAGCTATGCAACTATCATAAGCAGGTTTTCAGTTTCCTCATAAGACAAGTTCATTAGCCACTCTTTTAGTTTCAATTTACAGCTACGGTAGtttaaatcataaataattaggcgtctattaatttttgtaaatgaAAGGAcctaaaaagttgaaaacttgCGCAATAAACGCGTGATTGGCGCGCGGTTGTTTAAAAACTATGTCCGATCGCCTTTTTTATAGACATCGGGGTTGTAGGGGGCAATTTTTATGCTGCTCTAAGATCAAATTCATGATTAAAAGCTGGCGAACCGTGAGCACTTTACATGACTGGAATAACTCTTTGGTGGGAAAGAAGAACGGTCGGAAAGTTGACACCTTTAGAATAGCTCTTTGAGCTCGTTCGAGAACTATGAGCGAAGTTTTTGCAGCGCCACCCCATGACGTTATGCAGTATGACAGTAGGGATTGACACAAAGCCGTGTAGACTGAGTGAGCAATCGTTTGTTAGCCACATCacgcaatttttaaaaataaaaatcagcttACGAACTCTTGAAGCAACTGTATCAATATGGGGACTAAAAGTTAGATTAGAATCTATGACTACGCCGAGATATTTAATGGTGGTTGCTTTAGAATGATAGGGCAGGAGAAGCAGTCGTCTAGATTAGTAAGGGAACACTGGTGCACTCGGATGATTTGGTTAGTAGGCGGTTGTTGAGAATTCCTTATTGAAAAAGCAACGTATTTAGTTTTTTCAGCATTTAACGTAAGAAGATTGCTTTGAAGCCAGTTAGACACTTTACATAAACCCTTTTGCGCATGTCTATAAACATCATCCCACGTGTTTCCTGAAAAAATGAGTACTGTGTCATCAGCATACGATATTATCGTGCCATGATTTATTTCTAGTCTGCAAAGATCGTTGATGTAAATTAAAAAGAGGGTTGGGGATAAAATGCCACCTTGGGGTGTTCCAAATTCAATATTAAGGTCAGAACTAATAACATAATAAACTTTGTTAATGCAATGAGGAATTCATTATGTGAAATCTAAACTAAGCCGTTGTTGCTGGCTAATTACATCAgggaaaataattatgataatcTGTGATATCGTAGACTTGGCTTAATTGCCAAATTTATGAGTGAAATATAATCTTCAATTTATCAACAACTTTATTTGGTGACAATTATAGTGATTAATCTAGTGCTACTTATTAGACTTTGGTTCGCGATCTTTCTCACTTGACGACATAATGTTTCAGTTTGAATTAGCGTGCCAAGAATGGCTACGGTCGCTCATCGGGTCGGTGCATATCTTCGGCACCCTCACGGCCATGCCTATTACAGGTAAGGATATTCTTTAAGTCGAAGAATTCGTATCAAGAAGCAGATAATTGTAATGTAAATTTGTGTATAAGAGTATCACACTTTtggaaaatatgtaaataattgaCTGATTTATTGATAGGCAATGAATTACATTGTACTACAACCTTGCTCGTCCACTACTAAGCATAAATGCAGCGCTATAAGATATATAGTCATCGTATGATAGTGGCGGTTCAAAGGGAGGAGGTAAATCGTCGTAACTCAATAAATACGTAAAAAGGATACCTATGTAGAATCTTGCTGGTGTAATCAGGCCGTGACAACATTACTCGTACTTAGAATGGTTCAAATAGGTACACGTTTTTGGACTTGACTGCGCAAGAGTAcgtctgtcaaatttcaagactagCGTCAGCGACAGGAGTGACGTCTTACGGaacggaactttaactggctatcatcatcatcatcatcccagcctatatacgtcccactgctgcgcacaggcctcctctcagaacaagagggcttgggccatggttcccacgcgggccctgtgcggattgggaacttcacacgcaccattgaattgcttcgcaggtttgtgcaggtttccttacgatgttttccttcaccgcaaagctcgtggtaaatttcaaatgtaactccgcacatgaacttcgaaaaactcagaggtgcgagccggggtttgaacccacaccctctgcttgagaggcgataggtcaaaccactaggccaccacggcttaactggctataatttagtttaattaacgaatgaaaaaaaaattgtctgatattttttttaatgtaacggaCTAATTATAATATTCTTTTCATAAAAAGTTTCGCCTGTTGCttataccttgtaattttctgtctgtgtacctgttttctgtattgcttactatgaTGGTGTACAATGAAGAGTCATTGTACGTAcctattttgtattgtatatttttagaaatctaGCCCAGTTAGTTGGTTCAGTAGTGCAGTGTCCACCTGCCCCCAGGGTACGTGTCGGACCGCTGGGGCCGGCGGACGGCGCTGACGATCTTCGCGTTCGTTCGCGGCTGCTTCGGCTTCGTACGCTCGTGGGCCGACTCCTACGTGCTCTTCATCGTGCTGCACTTCCTCCAGGCAACCTTCGGCTTTGGAGCGTTCTCTTGCGCCTATATCCTTGGTAATTAAAACGTGAAaatttcgattttcaaaatgatatatttttcaaaagaaaagCAATTTTGCGTAGAATTTGCtatttgaaataatatgaaCTATTTCATActactacttttttttcattcataaccAGAGGTTAGAGAGAATAACAATGGATGGCCTTATATACCTGTACATTTTATACTACAAGTAAGATTTCGTTCAATTTTCAGTGATGGAGCTGATGGGTCCCAAGTACCGCGTGGTGGGCGGCGCGACCGTGAACACTTTCTTCGCGGTGGGCAAGGTGTGCGCCGGGCTGCTGGCCTGGGCGGTGCCGCACTGGCGACAGCTGCATCGGGCCATCTACGCCCCCATGTTCATCTGCATCATCTACTACTGGATCATGCCTGAATCCGTGCGCTGGTACATGAGCAAGGGGCGATACGCAGAATCAGAAGCTGTCCTTAAAGAAGCCGCTCGCATTAATGGAACGGAACTATCCACCGCGTCATTAACAGCTCTAAGAGAATCAGAAGAAGAAGCAAAACGGAAAAAAGAGCTAGAAGAGATTGAAAGAGCTAAAGAGCCGCTACTGATAGTGCAAGTGTTCAGGAACAAGCAGATCCTGCTTCGGTGTCTGGTGACGCCGGTGTGGTGGGTGACGTACACTTTTGTGTACTATGGACTGTCGATCAATGCGGTGAACATGTCGGGTAACCGATACGTGAACTACGTGGCTGTGTCCGCGGTGGAGATCCCAGGATACTGGACCGCCGTGCTGCTGCTGGGAAAAATTGGAAGGAAACCTGTGCTTATTATTGCTTTTTGGCTGTGCTCCGCCTGCCAAATTGCTTACATCTTTATGCCTGAAGGTAAATCACCGATTTCTCtgttaatatttttgtgaatcCAATTTGGTAGGAGTTACAAACTTATGCTGCTACTTATTTGACAGGATACGAAGGTTTATCACTGGCGGTGTACCTAATAGGCATGACCTGCATCGCAATGGTGATAACTTCGGTGTACGTGTACACGACGGAGCTGTACCCCACCAAGTACCGGCACAGCCTGTTCGCATTCTCCTCTATGGTTGGCAGGATCGGTTCCGTCCTGGCTCCTCTCACACCAGCAATGGTGAGTAGTAAAATCGTAATGATTCCAACATCTGTGCTATTTAACATACTTTATATTAGTTTCACCTATAACTATGTATCCAATGAATGGAATCTTTGTAGGTACTCAATTTTCACCAACTTTCTAATGTGGTATTGACACAAACCTTAGCATTTACGTGTGGTTCTGATAACACTATAATAATATGGTGTCATAAAGCTGATCTGATGGTCGAGGCAGAAGCTAGGCACTGGGGAACTCCAAGGCAAAGCAACTTAATctagccgtgtttgagcttattTGAATTGTCTTAGGGtattatttgaaattagaagTGTATCTAATGTAATTAACCTTGAACtatttatgtaaactatttAGTATTAAGGTGACATCTCTCGTTTTGAATTCCTTCAGTAATTCCAAACATTTCTGTTTCCAGGGAGCGTCGACGTGGGAACAGCTGCCGTTCGCGCTGTTCGGAGGTTTTGCCTTATTGTCTGGCTGCCTGGTGTTCATCCTCCCAGAAACACTCGGCGCTAAATTCCCTGACACGATGGAGGAGGCCGCCCAAATAGGCAATAAAAAACAAGAACGGACTTAACCTGTAAAAAatctattataataattaaacggGTAACTTATGCTTACCTGTTGCCGGGAGCCTTCATTTATTCCATTGTTTAATGGGATAAATTAGTAATTTACATTGCTTGCATGTACTTTGCATCTATTAATTCTAAGAAACTATTGCATTAAGTTATCCTGTAATAAtagattaaaaatgtaaataaataaataggtacatttgtGAATAGCCAGAATCGTATGATTTTATCGGGTATTTCACTCAACTATCTGTAATGATCTTTATTTTGACTTATATAGGTAAGTTATACATGGCTGTTTTtgtataagaataaaaaaaaataagagatattaCAACCTCTTTATTAATCGTCAATAGTTCGTTACATTTGTTGTTTGCTCAAACAATGATCAATTGTGTTAGACACGCTGttgtgttgtttttatttattacttgttgcttacatggtgttaaaaaatcctgtactataattACTGGGaatataggtatattaattCGAAAAAATTCACAGATTTGCCTCACACGACTATCGAGcacattgaaaattacaaaaaaaatatatcaaaaaatttaaccgactacaaaaaaccatgaaaataacttTCTACCAGTATGAAGTCAGCAGGcatggacctatagtcgtctacctcatgtagatcccactaatattataaatgagaatgtttgtaagtctgtttgtttgtttgttatttcaccacgtctaaaccactcatccgattttaatgaaattcggtatacagatagtttgagtctcggaaaaggacataggatagtttttatcccgaacgaatataataataaacgaattctgcgcggacggagtagcgggtaacggctactactatatattattattgggcttcaataacttctgctggctcgtgctgaggcaccgacttcatactggtagaaaaatattttcatggttttttgtagtcggttaaattttttgttataattttttttcacgctttttagtgtaaattatctaagatacaatagttgaATTTACGAAAGATTACTTTTTCCGGTGCAgaaacgttcattattgaggagtcctggccTTCACCACCCATTCTATTTCACCATAACGTATTACGATGAGCATTAATtccttagcaactgtgttaaactaattgaaattcaagccgtgaggtacttgttattgagtagtagctccgttggtcaaatgagGTCTTTCACTCCAACAAATATGATGATTTACAAGAGCAATTGTTCGAATtgctactaaatatatctaatattagaatattgtaatatttgaagagttcccccAATTTCCTTGGAATCCaaccatcagatcctgatttcgtgcttatgggacctaattgaaggcatacCTAAacgaacaacaaaaaaaatttacaacTCGGtccataaatgacggagttctgaggtaacaatataaaaaaaaatacaaccgaattgataacctccttttaaGAAGTCGTCACTAAAACTACAACGttgaatgataattattttattgtagatCTGACTTTTGTCATTTTTCAAAATCGTCTTTGTTTTAGGCTCAAATTGTAGCCGACTAAATTGTCCAGAGGATTTTTTCTCAAATTTGTAATATCATTCTTAGTTTCCAAAATATTAAGCCCCGAGTTTTTtggtttgagtttttttttcactatttcgGCCATTACTTTTTTCGTTTTTGACActcgaataattatttattcttttgaGACTTTTTTGAATATCATAGCGACATTGGAAGACGGTATAGAGTACACATTATATCGTCACTGTAAAGGCAAAATTACTTAACCACCAAATTAGGCTaaattgagttatatacatattcggaatcagcgaatttttctgcgtCGATCTATCTGGGTAACGTAGCTATCGAAGCACTTTTGTGGCATTTCAGTAGCCCGTAAAAAGGCgggcattttttttcttttaatgaaGAGACACACTTTTTGGTCTTTTTTGTACATGTGTCGCATAAGTACTTAATATCTCTTTGccgtaaaaatacaaaaactgcAATTTAAGTAGAACTGTCTTCTTATCTTGTGATAAATAAAACTCTTTCAGTATTTGTGCTTTTCTTACAACAGTAGCTCTATTAAAgtaattttgctttattttcaaattcgcTAGGTACAgccttgacagagtggtcgtgggcGTCGGAGNNNNNNNNNNNNNNNNNNNNNNNNNNNNNNNNNNNNNNNNNNNNNNNNNNNNNNNNNNNNNNNNNNNNNNNNNNNNNNNNNNNNNNNNNNNNNNNNNNNNGCTGTTGTTGCTGCTAATTACATCAgggaaaataattatgataatcTGCGATATCATAGACTTGGCTTAGTTGCCAAATTTATGAGGAAAATATAATCTTCaatttatcacaactttattTGGTGACAATTATAGTGATTAATCTAGTGCTACTTATTAGACTTTGGTTCGCGATCTTCTCACTTGACGAACATAATGTTTCAGTTTGAATTAGCGTGCCAAGAATGGCTACGGCGCTCATCGGGTCGGTGCATATCTTCGCACCCTCACGGCCATGCCTATTACAGGTAAGGATATTCTTTAAGTCGAAGAATTCGTATAAGAAGCAGATAATTGTAATGTAAATTTGTGTATAAGATACCAACTTTtggaaaatatgtaaataattgattgatttattgattAGGCAATGAATTACATTGTACTACAACATTGCTCGTCCACTACTAAGCATAAAAGCAGCGCTATATGAACAACGTATGATAGTGGCGGTTCAAAGGGAggaggtcatcatcatcccagcctatatacgtcccactgctgggcacaggcctcctctcagaacaagagggcttgggccatggttcctacgcgggcccagtgcggattgggaacttcacacgcaccattgaattgcttcgcaggtttgtgcaggtttccttacgatgttttccttcaccgcaaagctcgtggtaaatttcaaatgtaactccgcacatgaacttcgaaaaactcagaggtgcgagccggggtttgaacccacaccctctgcttgagaggcgataggtcaaaccactaggccaccacggcttaactggctataatttagtttaattaacgaatgaaaaaaaaaatgtcagattttttttttaatgtaatggaCTAATTATAATATTCTTTTCATAAAAAGTTTCGCCTGTTGCttataccttgtaattttctgtctgtgtaggtacctgttttttgtattgcttactattatGGTGTACAATGAAGAGACATTGTACGTAtctattttgtattgtatattttaacccccttattacgaaacgacaatcaaacctattttagttaaaatgccgctaaaattcgtttgtccttatctgtcacttcgacatttgtatttgttagaaagggacaaagcatttgttagttaacataggcttgttaagatttatgaataagggggttagaaaTCTAGCCCAGTTGGTTGGTCCAGTAGTGCAGTGTCCACCTGCCCCCAGGGTACGTGTCGGACCGCTGGGGCCGGCGGACGGCGCTGACGATCTTCGCGTTCGTTCGCGGCTGCTTCGGCTTCGTACGCTCGTGGGCCGACTCCTACGTGCTCTTCATCGTGCTGCACTTCCTCCAGGCAACCTTCGGCTTTGGAGCTTTCTCTTGCGCCTATATCCTTGGTAATTAAAACGTGAAaaattcgattttcaaaatGATATATTTTTCAATAGAAAAGCAATTTGCtatttgaaataatatgaaCTATTTCATACTATtacttttttcatacataacCAGAGGTTAGAGAGAATAGCAATGGATGGCCTTGTATACCTGTACATTTTATACTACAAGTAAGATTTCGTTCAATTTTCAGTGATGGAGCTGATGGGTCCCAAGTACCGCGTGGTGGGCGGCGCGACCGTGAACACTTTCTTCGCGGTGGGCAAGGTGTGCGCCGGGCTGCTGGCCTGGGCGGTGCCGCACTGGCGACAGCTGCATCGGGCCATCTACGCCCCCATGTTCATCTGCATCATCTACTACTGGATCATGCCTGAATCCGTGCGCTGGTACATGAGCAAGGGGCGATACGCAGAATCAGAAGCTGTCCTTAAAGAAGCCGCTCGCATTAATGGAACGGAACTATCCACCGCGTCATTAACAGCTCTGAGAGAATCAGAAGAAGAAGCAAAACGGA
This window encodes:
- the LOC141436396 gene encoding organic cation transporter protein-like encodes the protein MAEKEESSVGVEGGKGKVDLDTILVEELGQFGWFQARTLALAAVIVIFAGVAASEFVFTTARINHRCLIPECESERPGEFAPDWILNAVPADGSSFASCERFANGSVAVTDPGSCPANIFDRDTVLDCESFVYENTYTVVYDFELACQEWLRSLIGSVHIFGTLTAMPITGYVSDRWGRRTALTIFAFVRGCFGFVRSWADSYVLFIVLHFLQATFGFGAFSCAYILVMELMGPKYRVVGGATVNTFFAVGKVCAGLLAWAVPHWRQLHRAIYAPMFICIIYYWIMPESVRWYMSKGRYAESEAVLKEAARINGTELSTASLTALRESEEEAKRKKELEEIERAKEPLLIVQVFRNKQILLRCLVTPVWWVTYTFVYYGLSINAVNMSGNRYVNYVAVSAVEIPGYWTAVLLLGKIGRKPVLIIAFWLCSACQIAYIFMPEGYEGLSLAVYLIGMTCIAMVITSVYVYTTELYPTKYRHSLFAFSSMVGRIGSVLAPLTPAMGASTWEQLPFALFGGFALLSGCLVFILPETLGAKFPDTMEEAAQIGNKKQERT